TAACATGCTTTTTGACGTACATCTCACGTGGAATCTGAATTGACTGGGCAATATGACCATAGTGAGAAATACAGTGATAAAGTAGATAAAGGATAAAGTAGATGAAGTTGTATGCTTAATTATAGATTTCAGAGGGATTCATTATGCCAATAACACTGAGATTAAATTTAGAACATTATAAATGGTGGGGTTGGGGGGATTGGAGTGAAAAGGCTTGATAACGGTGGTTGTGGCAATTCTGTTTTTGTGTATATTACCAAAGGAAATTGGAAAGATAATTTTGACCAAAtcatttttgtcaagtttcttcATGTTGGTTCCAGGTACTTGCTGAACAAACCTGGAGCACAGGGAGTGTCCTTCCTGGGTCCAGCCAATGAAACAGTCCAGGCGGACAAGACATGGACGATCATCAAGGAGTGAGGTGTCCAGCTTCTCAAAGCTTGTCACTCGCATCTACAGAAAGTGCTATGttactggtcttcagtaaacaCTGAGTGTATATCAAGTTGTATTCCCTTCATATGGGCCctggaacatgattcaggttAATCAGATTTCTGTGATGTGGCCATATTACTAGTGGCACAACACCCTTTTAGTAAAAGAATTATTAAATATAGTGATGAAACTATCTGTAACAAGAAAAAGAAGATATGTGTGAAACTCTTCTCATTATTTTCCgttcatatttgtattttccaCACCATGATAAATTCTTCTATCTTTAACAAAATTTACATAGGATATGGTAAGTTGAAGTAATCGTACATGGGCTGGCCATATTGACAGAGTGATAGTTGTGAATGTgaaaggatgtgtgtgtgttaaattGTATAGTGTATTAAAATGTGAATAAACCTACTGAATTATTATTACTGTAGTCACGTTTTCGGTGAAGTGGCGGCttaaaggggagataactcttggcACTTTAACAATATTATCCTGCAGCGGTTAAAAAAACTGAGGTGAGTGTTGGTTCTACATTTCAGGTATTCCTTTAATTTAAGGAGACAAATTTCCATCTCCAGGTATTCAGCTTCAAAACACTTAAGTGCAGTTGGTATATTTCTATGATAAAATTTATCAAACTGTTCCCTGCACTCCACTTAATTCTCATACTTGTACAAGTCCAGCAGAAAAAGAATGGGGATACAAGGACAATTTAGCTGGCTaacagactaacaactagtctctgaaatgaacatattgtactgaaaaaacgttcatagtgaaaaaaaaaataatataatgaaatggagccctgagaccttcattttcagaagctatggaaatctagacttgacacattttctagacttgcgtggactttcttggatatatatacttcagggtcagTACGACAGACTAGCTGGCTAAATACGTTATAGGTTATGTCAATAACAAACAGTGATTTACTTATGTTTAGAGACATGCAGTAAGGCTACCTCATTATCTACACTATACTGAGGAAGAAGAATCAACTGTGTTTTTACTATAACAAATTAAATCAGGTTACGTTTATAGCAACAGTTTTCCTGCAACATGTGTATCGCGTTAGTCCCGAATCCTCCGCAAAGACGCTATCATTGTGTGCAGGGCGATCGAGTCATGTTGATCCTTGGCCCAACACTAGGGTGCTTGGTATTTCTTCAATCAAGGACAAACTCTCACCTCGGACGATAGTCACTCTTGTTAAACATGGCGTGCGACCGACAAGGTATATCATGCAGAGTAGTTGACTTGAGATCAGACTTGAAGCGTACACAGACAAGCGTGGTGCCAAGTTCAAATAGTGTCAGTAGACCGATTAGAGGGGATATAGCTTAAATTACGTTAAAGTCACGTTCGAAGGAGTTAGCGTTGCCGTTCATCCCTTCACGCCCATGTAGCTTCATGAATAGACATTGCTTTATTTGTTGACGGAATTAGATTCAATAATTCTTTTCGGTAACTGTTCGCTGTCGGTCAGTGTTTAAAACTGGGACGACAGCTAAATTAGGAGTAAACGAAATACATGAACGCACAATGCCACCCCCAGAAAGTAGTCAAATATTTCACGTTATAACTGGGATTTCACTCTCGCAGTAAAGATTCTATAAATCTTGTCGGGTTGAGCCCCATCCCGGagtcgaacccacactctcagtcAGGCACGAAATCGCTAACACACTactagaaaacaaaacaaaagtactCATGTCTATGCcttactgagtgagtttagttttacgccgtacccAGTTCCTGTctatccgatcccgttagttgcctcgtacaacaagcatgggttactgaggatcagTTCTTACCCGGACCTGTCATGGATCTGTACATTACTGAAAAAGCGTACTCCCAAATATAACGAGCTCAAggtaatatatttcatatttcgaTGCTTTATACATTAAGTCATGTTACCGGAAACAATATAAAACGTTGTTTGTGACACCGGTTTTTTGTGATACAGTATTTTTTTTTCCAACTGTTATGAATTAATGTTTCGTCGAAAAACGATTTTCCGTACCGTATTACCTCTGACAATGGGGCATTTTGTGGTTGGCACGACCTCGATCTCATGTTTTATGTTAACACAGGTGTAACTGACAATGTGATCCTAAACTGTAGACTCGTGCTAGGAGTAAAGCTGTCATCTGTGGCGGTATTCATTAAGATTTAAGTCAGAAATTGCCAAAACTTACGATCAAGCTGCTTTAAGAGAGCGGGCGAGTaaggttttacgtcgcttttagcaatattccatcaacatgaAGGGGAATACAGAAAATCggcttcactcactgtacccatgtggggaatcgaacccgaaccttcagcatgacgagtgaacgcttatGACACTTGCATACCCACCGCCCTAGCTGCTTTATGAATCTGTCTAAGTAAATTCTCCCAATTTTAGTCAGAAAAAGTGAAGAACCTTTTTCAAAGACTTAtggttcatttcattttatgaatACCACCCTAGGGTCAATTGGAGCCTCGGCTTCTACATCTTCCAGACAGAACATTATTGTCTGGCGTCAGTTAGAGGACAGTGTTTGTTGGAGTTCTGGTCTAAGAGGAAATTTCAGTTTTAGAGCATTCAGTTTTGAATATTAACCACTGACCCGCAGGTCAAACTTTGACGATGCGTTTCGACAATCTACGAAAATGTCACTGCACAAACTGCACATAACCCGTAAACCTGTATTTGTGtgtttaacaaaatataaaaagttATCACCCATTAATCCCGCTCTGATATAATGATTTTCTGTATAAATGTAGAAAGATGGCATCAGATAAACACTCTCCGTGTCTGCATCAGCACCAGCTGACACCAGTAATAACCCTCAACAACAAATACCATTCACGCTACCAtagaatttgaaaaacaattctacaaaaataaacaaaccgCCTATTCTATTTTcaatcaccatggaaacatgatACCTTAAAGCCTCTCATCCCGCTCTCCAGGCTAGAGATACCGTGTTTGGCTGGTTGTTGCCGAGTTTGTGAGCCATATCAAGTTATTCGCTTCATTGCAAGGGTTGGCAATTTTCACAGCGTGTTTATGTATTCATAAATCAGTTATATAGTTATTTCCGATTAATGCACGGTATTTAAATAAGATAACTGGGTTGGCATAATGATTATACCGGTTTTGATTTATGTGGAAATATAGAATAGGCCTCATCAATTTTAAGTTACTGAAGTGTTTTGAAATACACAGGGACGAGAGCTGCGGCTTATAGGTCAGGGCTGGTGGCGTGGGGACAAATGACATTTACTCCATAGACTTTTACTGCtaaaactataactgaaaaacaGTATTGTGTTGATTACACTTTACAGCAATTCGTTACAGGAATACCAAATTGATACCAACGCCCATGAGATTTAAGtagtttttgtgtttgttattgACAATATTTTCCCCAAACATACATGCTTAGACACGCTGTTGTGTCTTATGTGTAACTCTTTATTAAGGTAACATAGAAATCGTATATTGATCATTTTTAGGTGGATACTGTTCACAAAGCGTAAAATTTCGTACTTTACAGTATacaaaacagtaaaacagtgagtgagtcagtgagtgagtgagatttctgccacttttagcaatattccagcaacatcacggaaGGGGACATCGGATATAAGATTCAcatatcgtacccatgtggggaatagaacctgggccCTCTGCGAGACCTGTATTCCAAACAGTTTTTAAACATTCAAAATGGtttcattttgataaatgtCTGCGGTACAATATACGACGGACGGCGGAACAGCTTTATTATGACGTGCACCCGTAACAGTTTGCAGGTAATACGTGAAATACTTTCTGTGATGCTAGgatgtttttaaaacaaatacacaatcaAGAGGTATAATTCAACAGGCATCAGATGGACTGGTTATTCTTTGTCGAAGTTCCCacatgtgtgaagtctatttctggtgtcccctgctgtgcttttgctggaatagtgctattgctaaaactccactcactcactcactctgctagGAAAGGTTATATGACATTCTGTCATTAAGTACCTCAACTGAAAATCGCATCCACCTATATACGGATATGGCGTCAACtttaggggatgatgctccttgtCTGACGTTAAGAGGTCAGCATGAGAGTTCGAGAGGGGAAGCAAGCCTACGGGGTGACACCGCAACAGGACGGGTCTTATTTGCCACCACTGAGGAATATGTTGATGAATACACGATAAAGGTTTTATCACAATGTGTTCCAGGGCTTCTGGTCTGATACAACCCAGATTCATCAACTCTGGGTACGCTCAAGTCGTTTCGGGATCATCCGATTTTGTTGAGCAGTGCATAAACATCACAGGTTAGTTTCATGATCACCGCTATCTACCGGAGCCTAAACAGTTAGATCGGGCGAAAGGACAGAAGGCTAACACTTAATGAACATAAAATTATGACAGAGTGAATGAGcttatcccagcaatatcacggcaggggaaaccagaaatggggaTCCGTGAAACtatcggggtagaataggccttcagcaacccatgattgccatgaaatgcgactatgcttgtcgtaagaggcaagtaacgggatcgggaggtcaggctcgctgacttggttgacacatgtcatcggttcccaattgtgcagattgatgctcacgttgttgatcactggatagtctggtccatactcgattatttacagactgccgccatatacctggaatattgccgagtgcgtcgtaaaacaaaactcactcactcactcccagaaatgggtttcacacattgcgtGTCCATGTGAGGACTCGATCGGggtgtgacgagctaacgcttcaACCACTCGGCTGCCTCATAGCTCCTAATTGCGACAGAAACATGACAtactttatttttttcattttggatACACCAACGCTTTTAGTGTCTGAAGGCATATAAATGTTTGATAAAAGAAACAACATATATCCATTGAACAGGAAACGGATACAGTGAGATTAATATATTCAGAACGTAGGTAAAATCTGGACTTTCTTCTGGTCCTCCCCTTCACCGTTGTCAATTTaacatataataaatatatgtttatttcgGAGACGAAATATTGTCAACAAGATCTCAAGATCTTTCAGTTGCATATGGTATATTTGAAGTGCGAATGGTGGCCTCTCTTCAGACTTTTAGTACAGCATTTGTACACGATATAAGATATCTAGTGCAGATAAGATATTCCGTCAAGAAAAAGAAGCAATAgtctataaactacaaatatgaacACAGTATATATAGTTACAAACATATAGAAATatagatacataaatgatgTACATTACAACAGTTTATCAGATGCAGTATCAACACATGGAAACAATATGAGGTATTACACAGAACTCATTTAAAATTGTCAATATCATGAGATATATTAGAAACTTCGggatttctgtttgaaaaagttgTTAAAACTGTTCTTTTCTTGAACGTGTAGCAAATTTTTTATCACGAAAAAGCTACGTTTATAAAAGTGACTCCCTTTCTTTGCTATACTTGGTACAAGATATTTAGTGTTGTTTCTTCTAAGACATTGCGCATGTCACAAAGACGTTGTTCTAGTGTGGTTGCAGGTTTTGTATATCTTCGAGTGTCAATTTTGAGTTTATGGTTACTTAACCCTAGTTTTGAAAGATGTGACCTGTGAGCTTTGTTTTTGTAATGAAACAGATAATTCTTATGATTTATGGATGACTTGACCAATTTGTATGTTCTTAATTTGTTATTTGATGTAGGAGAATCACTGTATGaaagactgaacatgtcttcaCTTTTGTACTGGAGTTTACTCATGGTAGATGCATTatatattatcataattatataGTGCTGAGAGTCGTGTTGATTTATCTAAAAACAACTTTTGTGGGTATACACCCGATCCTTCGGTGGTGCGACACTACCTATGACAGGCTAGACAGTATAGCTcaagcatttgatatatgtgTATCATGTCAAATACACATCAACAAAGAAGCACATATACAATGTCATAACAATGTTAGGTTATTATACAATGCATGCACAGCTACCGGCATGACCAATCACATCCCCGTATATCCTAGAGTTCGAAGCTTACTGAAGAACCTCAAGCATCTCCAAAATAACACTGTATCAAATTACTTGCATGTAACTATAAAGAGATCGTTTTTGAACGGGAGCAATGTAGCTTGCTGCCCTCACATTGTATTGGTAACATTAGCTGATAACTATCATCCTTGAGGCTGCTGCCTTTTCTCTGCTGTCGTCGATTTTTTACGCCACAAATGTAGGATCATTGTTTGTGTGATACTCTCTCGCGTTACACGACCCATAAATATtgagttttgtcattttgtttcaactgCGGGACGTTTTTTTCGGCACGAGTGACACATGTGAGAGCCCACGGCCTCCTCTCTGtacatacagctgacatggcTGATACATTTCGACTAGTTTCGGTTATTGTAACAGTAAATAAACATTTCGACTAGTTTCGGTGTTACTTTaacattaaatatacatttcgagagaattgtttcatttgctgaaatAATTTTACGATGAAATTGAGTTATTGTTTTTACATGCTATTTAGtctatttttaaaaagaatcaGTTTACAGTGTTAAGTGGTTTGTGTGGTGTTACCTCTAGTACATACAAACACTGGCAGAATATACCACACTGACGCAACATACCATACTGACACAATATACCACCTACAGTGTGTCGTAAGACCATACTCGCatatatctgagtgagtgagtgagtgagtgtgttttggcGTGAACATCAGAAACGGGGCCGGGCTTGATACATTCAGAAAAGCCGGACCTTTGACGAGTGAACGTTGTGTCCACCATGCTACCACCATCGCCGATAAACAATATAACACGGAAAGCATGGCAAGGGGTTCAGATTACAACGACTTGAATAATTTGATACGGTTTTGattgtttaactaaaacatgtatTACGACCTACGCAAATACAACAGCGGTTAAGGGGTTAACCATTTCTCCAAGCACGTACAATAACAATGTTGCCTAGATTTAAatactgtgtgtgtttgtgtgcgtgtttgtgtgcatCATGAAGATGAAAAGTTCACACAAAAGTCATGTCAGTATGTTCGCGTGTATGTTTATCTTCGCATGTCTGTGTCAGAGATCGAGGCATAAAAATATACACTGATATGAGTGTACTGCTTCAGTATaatataatacaacatattgtcACAATGATCTCATGGGCATGTTCATAGCGACATATATGTGCGATTCTTCACTTATAGGTTGTTAGGAAGGATAAATAGGAAGGATCTGTTTGTATCCCGTAGTTAAGAAGAAGATTGCATGAATCCCTTATGCCTAGGGGGTTATGATAACATAACAAGACTTTCTTTGTGTGTTTGGATgtgctttctttgtttgttacCAGGTATACTATAAATAGCACATCAAGGTGATGACATAGGTGATGTACATACGTCCttgacagacaaacacacatggCATGCGAGAATCAATATTTCGCGGGAAAGTTAAGAAGTAGCGCTCTGCGCATGGGCATTGCATGCTATATTTCCCGCGTTATTTGTCACGTGCCACATGGGAGGTCGTAACTGAGCGCTGTGATTGGTCACAATGCGAGGTCACGTCAAGCGCATGGCATCTGTATGTATACAATCCCAGGAACATAACAGTAAACGAACTACACTGGAAATTCTATGAAACGCGAAATTCAGAGCAGCAACAATGATGTCAACTAGATTGAGCGGAGAAGAACACTTTGATTTCGGCACAAGACCAAAACGGCAACGCCTGGAAGCCTCCAAACACTATGACGTGAATGGAAGTGGTCCGAAGTGCCTAGAGTTAGAGGGGGTTATTTCTGTTCTGAAGGAGTATGACGATTACGACGGCGGGATTAACTGTAGCATGTGTGGTAAGCTGGCAATTTATTACGATTACGCtgaagtagattttttcggactTCCCCTGTAAAGTTTTCACCCGTCTTGTTCGTCCTGTAGGCCTTTGAAACTTTTTTTTCCTGGTTGTCAAAGTTTGATCGATCGTATTATGTTTACCAAGCAGAACGTATCGAAAACGTTAGTGCGAGAGACCCGGGCAGTTACTTAACTAAATCCAACCCAACAGTAAACATTATGAATGACTGAACTCGTTCTGTTATTCAGGGGTGAATTTCTGATTATCAGAACTGGATCAAAATGGCACTTTATTTCGTTTGTTGACAAACTTTCTTTCAATTTGCCAACTATTTTTCAAATAAGTTAAAGACTCCCGTGTCTTACTCTACCATTGTTTAAAGCCACCTGCCGCTATTGCTATATACAACATTCTATTCACAATaatatttgttgttgaacgcGTATAATGTGATTGTGGTCGGCCTCGTCGGCGCGGCTTGAGTTCTAAAAATAGAATTAGGTCACAAGCGGTGCTCATTCATAAAACGACCACGTGACATTCACAATCCGTGACGCTTGTACACATTGGCACGTGgttatgttattatttacaaacaactgAAACATGTTCATATTTGATAATTGTAGTGATTTTGACGCTCTAAATTTTGAAAACCAGCTGTATACGAAAGGCGGCGTTGCTTATTAGAAAACAGTTAACTTCATAGCAACATTTAGTGTGATACTGGATGTGCAAGCCAAAGTTGACAAAATGTAAAGTGTGTTATGCCGCTTGTAAATTTAGTTATTTAGCTAATTTTTATGTACCAGCTGAATTTGATGACATTCATGTACTTCGTGTTAACATCTATATAAATACCACTTTCATGTATGATTCCCCGGgatttgagattgataatatgttgTGCCCTTGTGAtagacatccaatgatcgagggaaagcGGTATACAAATGTTCGTATGATAAGAATAAAATATAATGGTAATATCTTTTGCAGGGAAACTGTACAAGAGCAAGGTCTGCTTCATAAAACATATCTGGGAGCACAGCATCTATTGGGATGTATTTGCAGACAGAAAGAATCATGAGAGGGTTCTGTCCATCCAAGCTGCTCTAATCTTGTATAGTGGTTACCATGGTGTTGCCATGGACGACGACAACATGCTAACCCATCTTCTTGTCACCTCCCCAGGGAGCCATGGAACAGTGGACAAGAAATCCATTCCTGAGTCGCAGATACTTGAAAATGGAATCACAGCTGAAAGGAAAATTTTGGCACAGCATCAGAATAAAGTAAAGGCTTCGAGATTCTCGGAAACTTCTCCATTGAAGAGAAAACGTGAAGACT
This portion of the Haliotis asinina isolate JCU_RB_2024 chromosome 10, JCU_Hal_asi_v2, whole genome shotgun sequence genome encodes:
- the LOC137298065 gene encoding uncharacterized protein, producing the protein MMSTRLSGEEHFDFGTRPKRQRLEASKHYDVNGSGPKCLELEGVISVLKEYDDYDGGINCSMCGKLYKSKVCFIKHIWEHSIYWDVFADRKNHERVLSIQAALILYSGYHGVAMDDDNMLTHLLVTSPGSHGTVDKKSIPESQILENGITAERKILAQHQNKVKASRFSETSPLKRKRED